ACCAGCGGAGCCGCGCCCGCCGCCTGGAACCCGAACATGCGCGGGGTGTTCTTCACCACACCGTCCGCGGCGTACTCGGAGTACCCGGCCCAGTAGGCGGTGATGTTGCCCGCGTTGCCCACCGGCAGGCAGTGGATGTCCGGCGCCTGGCCGAGTACGTCGCAGATCTCCCACGCGGCGGTCTTCTGGCCGATCAGGCGCACCGGGTTGACCGAGTTGACCAGCGTGACCGGGTGGTCGATCGCGGTCTTGCGGGCGAGTTCGAGGCAGTCGTCGAAGTTGCCGTCGATCTGCAGGATGCGCGCGCCGTGCAGGATGGCCTGCGCGAGCTTGCCCATCGCGATCTTGCCCTGCGGGATCAGGACCGCGCAGGTCAGTCCCGCGCGCGCGGCGTAGGCCGCGGCCGAGGCCGAGGTGTTGCCGGTCGAGGCGCAGATGACCGCCTGCAGGCCGCTGGCCTTCGCGTGGGTGATCGCCACCGTCATGCCGCGGTCCTTGAAGGACCCGGTCGGGTTGGCGCCCTCGACCTTCAGGTAGACGGTCGAGCCGGTCAGCTCGGACAGGTGCGGCGCGGGCATCAGCGGCGTGTTGCCCTCGCCGAGGGTGATGACCTCCGCCCCGGCCGGAACCGGTACCCGGTCGGCGTACGCCTCGATGATCCCGGGCCAGCCGGCCTTCGCAGTCATGAATCCTCGCCTTCCACCCGCATTACGCTCACGACCTCGTTGACGACGTCCATTTTCCCGATGGCCTCGACGGTCGCCTCGAGCGCCGCGTCCGGTGCGAGGTGCGTCACGATGACGAGGCTGGCGGTGTCGTGCCGGTCACGCTGCCGGACGGCGGCGATGCTCACCTCGTGGGCCGCGAACACCTGCGCGACCTGCGCGAGCACACCCGGCTTGTCGGCCACGTCGAGGCTGACGTGGTAGCGCGTCGGGGTCTGGCCCATCGGCCGCACCGGCAGCTGGGCGTGCGCCGACTCGCGCGGGCCGCGGCCGCCGAGCACCCGGTTGCGGGCCACCGCGACCAAGTCGCCGAGCACCGCGCTGGCCGTCGGCGCGCCACCGGCGCCCTGGCCGTAGAACATCAGGCTGCCCGCCGCGTCCGCCTCGACGA
The window above is part of the Amycolatopsis thermoflava N1165 genome. Proteins encoded here:
- the thrC gene encoding threonine synthase, with the translated sequence MTAKAGWPGIIEAYADRVPVPAGAEVITLGEGNTPLMPAPHLSELTGSTVYLKVEGANPTGSFKDRGMTVAITHAKASGLQAVICASTGNTSASAAAYAARAGLTCAVLIPQGKIAMGKLAQAILHGARILQIDGNFDDCLELARKTAIDHPVTLVNSVNPVRLIGQKTAAWEICDVLGQAPDIHCLPVGNAGNITAYWAGYSEYAADGVVKNTPRMFGFQAAGAAPLVKGEPVAEPETIATAIRVGSPASWEGAVKAKNASGGLFEAVTDEKILAAYRLLASKEGVFVEPASATSVAGLLATAADGRLPKGSTVVCTVTGHGLKDPGTALEGNVEVEPLAVDPQAVAAALELT